In Candidatus Pacearchaeota archaeon, the genomic stretch AGCTGATACATTATATGGAATTCCAAAGGTTAAATTAAGAAATGCTATTCCTGCTGATGTTGCTCGTGATTATGTTGATGAATACGAAATGACTCCTGGATATTCATTTAAATACGAGAATGGGGAAGTCAAAACCATTGAAGAACCTTGGATTGTAGCTGATGATAATGGAGTACAATGTATTAGTTTACAGGCTGCTCCGGTGGTAGTTGCAATGATAAAACAGTTGGTTGAAGTATTGAAAATTTAAAGGTATAATATCTTTGGTCCTATCATTCAAAATTCCGAACAACTTTCAATCGGGAGATCATATATTTATCTGCTTTGGCAAATGAATGAGGTCACCCACGTGGATTAATTCGGATTCACTTGAAAGCGGTAGGACCCTTGGAAAGCACTGTCAAACAGTGTTTTTCTTTTCTTGACAATTTGATAATTACAGATATAATATACCTATACCTATGGTAGTGGTAAAATAATAATTTAAAAAATGAAAGCACAAAAAGAAAAAACATTGATTAGTTTAAAGAAGGTTCAAAGCTTAACTGCTAAAATAATCGATATGATGGAAAAAGAGAATTATTGCATTGATGTAATGCAGCAGAATTTGGCTGCAATTGGTTTATTAAAATCAGCTCATCAAATGATGATGGAAGATCATTTGCATAATTGCTTTAAATCAGCTATGAAAACTAATAATGAAAAGAAGAAAGACGAAATGATAGAAGAAATATTAAAAGTAATAAAAATATATAACAAATAACATGAAGAGAATATATCTTGATTACGCAGCTACGACGCCAGTCGATAATGAGGTTTTGAAGGAAATGCTTCCATATTTTTCTAAAAAATTTGGTAATGCTGCATCTTTGCATTCTTTCGGTATTGAGGCGGGAATGGGAATAGAAAAAGCAAGGAACATATTAGCTAAATATTTCAATGCCGAACCGATAGAAATAGTATTCACAAGTGGAGCAACTGAATCTAATAATTTATCTTTAAAAGGAGTTGTTAAGCAGCATCAATTAAAGAATAAAGAAAAGGTTCATATTATAACCACTGCCTTCGAGCATCATTGTGTTTTAGATGCCTCAAAGAGTTTAGAAAGAGATGGACTAGCCGAAGTAACTTTTATTCTACCCGATAAAGATGGAATTATTGATGTAAAAGACATTGAAAAAGCAATTAAGCCTAATACTCTATTAATTTCTGTGATGTATGTAAATAATGAGATAGGAACAGTCCAACCAATAAAGGAAATTGGAAAGATGATAAAAGAATTGAACAAGACAAGGGAAAAAAAGATAATTTTCCACACAGATGCTACTCAAGCTATTAATTATTTTGATTGTGATGTTAATGAGTTAAATGTTGATTTATTATCAATGTCAGCTCACAAGATATACGGTCCTAAAGGAGTCGGAGCCTTATATATCAGAAAAGGAACTCCTATTATCAGAGTTCAAGATGGTGGAGATCAAGAAAATAGACGCAGAGCGGGGACTCACAATGTTCCGGGAATAGTTGGACTCGGAAAAGCCATCGAGGTTTTAATGAAAAACAAAAAGAAAGATATAGTAAGAATTCAAAAATTAAGAGATGTCTTAATTAAAAAAGTTTTAAAAGATGTTCCTGCTTCAAGATTGAATGGTTCTTTGATTAATCGTTCTCCTAATAATGCAAACTTTAGTTTTAAAGATACTGAAGGAGAAAGCTTGTTAATGATGCTAGATAATATGGGAATAGCCTGTTCAACTGGATCAGCTTGTTCTTCTCAGTCATTAGAGCCATCGCACGTTATTCTTTCGTTAGGGCTTAAGCATGAAGATGCCCACAGTTCTTTAAGAATGACATTGGGAAAATATACAACGAAAGAAGAAATAACTTTCGCAGTTAAAGTCTTAAAAGAAACAATTAAAAAATTAAGAGGTGTTTCGGGAGATGTTTTATCCGATTATTATTCAAAAAAATAAAACATATGCAATATTCAAAAAAATTAATGGAACATTTCATGAATCCACGCAACCGCGGGAAAATTAAAAATCCTTCAGGAACAGGAATGGTTGGAAATCCTGTATGCGGAGATTTAATGAAAATATACATCAAAGTAAAAGATAAAAAGGGAAAAGAAGTATTAGATGATATAAAATTCGAAACTTTGGGTTGCGCCAGTGCAATTGCAACTTCTTCAATGGTGACTGAATTAGCTAAAGGAAAAACAATAGAAGAAGCCAAGAAGATATCTAAAAAAGACGTTGCAGATGCTTTAGAGGGATTGCCTCCAATTAAAATGCATTGTTCTAATTTGGCTGAAGAAGCATTAAAAGGTGCAATCAAAGATTACGAATCAAAAAAGAAATAAAACAAAAACACTGACTCATCATCAGTGTTTGTTTTTTTGTGTCGGGCTGCTGGGAGTTGAACCCAGGTCTTACGCACCCCATGCGCAAATACTACCACTATACTACAGCCCGAAAAGGGCTAAATTATTATTTCTTTCCAAGAGATTTGATGCATTTAGTGCAAGCCAAAATTCTCTTCCCGGCAAATCCTTTGAAGTTTTTGTTGGTTGTATTAGCGGGAACTATTACCCATTGTAGATTAGGGCGTATTCTTCTTTTAGTAGAAGGATTGTATCTCGAAATAAGCTTGTAATAGCTTCCTCCCATTGAAGATGATTTTCCGCAAATTGTACATTCTTTTTCCATATGTAATGTATATTACCAAAAAATTAAATAATTGCAACCCCCTTGTGTTTTGTGTTAATATTATTACATGGATACATTAACAATATTTACATTATTAATTCTTTTGTTTTCAATTATTATTCATGAGATAGCTCATGGAAGTGTTGCCTATGCCTTGGGTGATCCAACTGCTAAAGAAGCAGGAAGATTGGATTTAAATCCTTTAAAACACCTAGACCCGATTGGATCTATTCTTCTTCCTTTCTTCATGTCTATCTTGGGTGGACCAATAATTGGCTGGGCTAAACCAGTTCCTATTAATCCAATGTACTTTAGTGACAGAAGATGGGGAGAGTTAAAGGTTGCCTTGGCTGGTCCAGTGGCTAATTTTACAGTTGCTTTAATCTTTGGATTAATTGTTAAGTTTGTTCATTTACCGGACAGTTTTTTAACAATCGCGACAGTTATTATCTTTTATAATATTGCTTTAGGAATATTTAATTTAATTCCTATTTTTCCTTTAGATGGTTCTCATGTTTTATTTGCCTTATTACCTGAAAGATTCGAAGAATTAAAAGTATTATTAACTCAATACGGATTCATCCTCCTTCTTTTCTTAATTTTTATAATTCCCAATGGTCTTAGTTGGGTTTTTACTCTATCAGATAGAATTCTTTCTTTATTTTTAGCTTAAACTTAAAAAGTTGACTAAAATATTTCTTTATTGTATTTTGTAACTAGTTCATCTTATTTGATGGACCTGAGATGGTCACTTTGGCAGACGTAACTTTGACCCCATGCTTTTTGATAGAGAGAGAAGATTTTCATGAGGCCTGGTTTGAAGCGGTTTTTGCCGTTATGAATCAGGGCATTCCTCTCCATTTTGGTTCTGCAAAAGAACCAAAGAAAGCACGCGACTCCGTACAGACTATCGTCATGACCGGAAAAGCGATTGAACAGATTCAGAATTGTGAAATCCATCCTTTTTATAGGATGAGAGAATTAGCAATTCAGGGATACAAAAAGGAGTATGACCGAAAGTGGTTCAATGAAGAGTACAACAAGTTGCCACCTGGAGACAGAAGGCGCTTCACGTATGTCTATATCGAACGTTTAATCAAACACAGAACTCCCGGAGGATTCGTTGATCAAATCTCGAAATTGAGAGAGCTTCTCAAAGAACAGATTAAGAGCGGCATTTCTTCAAATCGCCATCAGGCGATTACCTGGGAGCCCGATATCGACATGAACTCCGATGCTCCGCCTTGCCTGCAAAGGATATGGATAAGATACTATCCGGGAGGATACGTTGATATCCATTTTGAGTGGAGATCAAGAGATCTTTTCAATGCCTGGCAGGGAAACCTCATTGGTCTGGTTGCTATGCTTCTTTTGGAAGTTATTATTCCAAACAATTGTAAAATAGCAAGAGTTGTCGACAAATCAGACTCTCTTCATATCTATGAAGGTGTTCTGGGAGAGGCGAGCAAGGTTCTCGCAATGGAGAGAGAAAGAGTTCCAGGTTTTGTAAGAAAACTGGACCACGTATATGTATGAATATACCTTCTTCTCTTCTTTTTTTATTTCTAAATGATATAATGAGGATATAAAAATAAATCTAAAAATATGAAATTAGAAAATAAAGTAGCAGTAGTGACAGGAGCTTCTTCAGGAATAGGAAAAGCCATTGCCGAAAAATTTGTTTTAGAAGGTGCTTCAGT encodes the following:
- the nifU gene encoding Fe-S cluster assembly scaffold protein NifU, which encodes MQYSKKLMEHFMNPRNRGKIKNPSGTGMVGNPVCGDLMKIYIKVKDKKGKEVLDDIKFETLGCASAIATSSMVTELAKGKTIEEAKKISKKDVADALEGLPPIKMHCSNLAEEALKGAIKDYESKKK
- a CDS encoding metal-sensitive transcriptional regulator; protein product: MKAQKEKTLISLKKVQSLTAKIIDMMEKENYCIDVMQQNLAAIGLLKSAHQMMMEDHLHNCFKSAMKTNNEKKKDEMIEEILKVIKIYNK
- a CDS encoding cysteine desulfurase family protein, which encodes MKRIYLDYAATTPVDNEVLKEMLPYFSKKFGNAASLHSFGIEAGMGIEKARNILAKYFNAEPIEIVFTSGATESNNLSLKGVVKQHQLKNKEKVHIITTAFEHHCVLDASKSLERDGLAEVTFILPDKDGIIDVKDIEKAIKPNTLLISVMYVNNEIGTVQPIKEIGKMIKELNKTREKKIIFHTDATQAINYFDCDVNELNVDLLSMSAHKIYGPKGVGALYIRKGTPIIRVQDGGDQENRRRAGTHNVPGIVGLGKAIEVLMKNKKKDIVRIQKLRDVLIKKVLKDVPASRLNGSLINRSPNNANFSFKDTEGESLLMMLDNMGIACSTGSACSSQSLEPSHVILSLGLKHEDAHSSLRMTLGKYTTKEEITFAVKVLKETIKKLRGVSGDVLSDYYSKK
- a CDS encoding site-2 protease family protein; the encoded protein is MDTLTIFTLLILLFSIIIHEIAHGSVAYALGDPTAKEAGRLDLNPLKHLDPIGSILLPFFMSILGGPIIGWAKPVPINPMYFSDRRWGELKVALAGPVANFTVALIFGLIVKFVHLPDSFLTIATVIIFYNIALGIFNLIPIFPLDGSHVLFALLPERFEELKVLLTQYGFILLLFLIFIIPNGLSWVFTLSDRILSLFLA
- a CDS encoding L28 family ribosomal protein, with translation MEKECTICGKSSSMGGSYYKLISRYNPSTKRRIRPNLQWVIVPANTTNKNFKGFAGKRILACTKCIKSLGKK